In Lotus japonicus ecotype B-129 chromosome 5, LjGifu_v1.2, one genomic interval encodes:
- the LOC130719209 gene encoding uncharacterized protein LOC130719209: protein MDCRTAISTFSQSTGESLREAWERYKSMLRRCPNHDFDAKMQIHLFRKGLQQQSRIMVDATSGGSLMTKSPTEAIQIIEAMALNDHQDQHIRGPPRRGGVLELGSSDVILAQNKQLQQQLDEVKKTLSDLPKQLREMQDSSSRKQVNRCDVCTKDHPTEYCQLQEEEVHYLGNQQRQGYKNNYPRGGNQQYNQPWRQDTGPSSSRVPPTPYQNQQYQHNQPFQQPSQDRTPKLEDTLTQFMQVSISNQKNTDASIKNLEVQVGQMAKQLSQLTTEQKGKFHANTEDNPREHCNAIFTRSGRVVGGEIDVDEEKNESHDPKESENEEGVEKEEEKNKREVVDREEKKKSENHEKKKESEEVRWSPPIQRLPYPPNSKKIDHERQKRRFLDIFRHLNITMPFSEALEQIPSYGKYMKELLNKKDKLKALHEDEVIQLNGRCSAILQRLPPPKHRSSKSLVLPVKLDNNQSCNALIDSGATINLMPLSLLKRLGDVEVEPTGMTLQLADKSVKLPQGIAENVTVMVEQLNFPIDFVVVDVPEDKEIPIILGMPFIITARIAFDVDIGILKVRQGEDEVHFTVFSDNHHRQSKGMVSLIKHVGFDLEKLFDEHDPSSSSIDASNHLSELENAKTKHSGNKNCDFDAKEDVKNGLGKKGRIRKKKKFSRMWKVVTTCQKCFKELLKKEKEPKRKKGTIPSSCLWSP, encoded by the coding sequence ATGGATTGTAGAACTGCTATTTCTACTTTTTCCCAAAGTACAGGTGAAAGTTTGCGTGAAGCTTGGGAAAGATACAAATCCATGCTGAGAAGGTGCCCGAATCATGACTTTGATGCCAAGATGCAAATCCATCTTTTCAGAAAAGGTCTTCAACAACAGAGCAGGATAATGGTGGATGCAACTTCAGGAGGTTCTTTGATGACAAAGTCTCCAACTGAGGCCATTCAGATCATTGAGGCTATGGCTCTAAATGACCACCAAGATCAACATATTAGAGGACCACCAAGGAGAGGAGGCGTTCTGGAATTGGGATCAAGTGATGTTATCTTGGCCCAAAACAAGCAACTGCAGCAACAACTGGATGAAGTGAAAAAGACTCTGAGTGATCTTCCCAAACAACTTCGGGAGATGCAAGATTCTTCTTCCAGGAAGCAGGTGAACAGGTGTGATGTGTGTACTAAGGATCATCCAACAGAATACTGTCAATTACAGGAAGAGGAGGTTCACTACCTAGGAAACCAGCAGAGGCAAGGGTACAAGAACAACTATCCCAGGGGAGGTAATCAACAATACAACCAACCTTGGAGGCAAGACACAGGACCATCTTCCAGCAGGGTACCACCAACACCGTACCAAAATCAACAATACCAGCATAATCAACCATTTCAACAACCATCACAAGATAGGACTCCCAAACTGGAGGATACACTAACTCAATTTATGCAGGTTTCGATTTCCAACCAGAAAAATACGGATGCATCCATTAAAAACTTGGAAGTACAGGTTGGACAGATGGCTAAACAATTGAGTCAGCTGACTACTGAGCAGAAAGGGAAGTTCCATGCCAATACAGAAGACAATCCCAGGGAGCATTGCAATGCAATATTCACAAGAAGTGGGAGAGTAGTTGGTGGagagattgatgtggatgaagagaaaaatgagagcCATGATCCAAAAGAGAGTGAAAATGAGGAAGgggttgaaaaagaagaagaaaagaataaaagagaGGTTGTAGAtagagaggaaaagaaaaagagtgaaaaccatgagaaaaagaaagagagtgAGGAAGTCAGGTGGAGTCCGCCTATCCAACGCTTGCCATATCCTCCGAATTCTAAAAAGATTGATCATGAGAGGCAAAAGAGGAGATTTCTAGATATTTTCAGGCATTTGAACATCACAATGCCATTTTCTGAGGCATTGGAGCAAATTCCCTCCTATGGCAAGTACATGAAAGAGCTTTTGAACAAAAAGGACAAGTTGAAAGCACTGCATGAAGATGAGGTGATCCAACTCAATGGACGTTGTAGTGCAATTCTGCAACGCTTACCACCTCCAAAGCATAGAAGTTCCAAGAGTCTTGTCTTGCCGGTTAAACTTGACAACAATCAATCATGTAATGCACTGATAGACTCTGGGGCTACTATCAATTTAATGCCTCTTTCCTTGTTGAAAAGATTGGGAGATGTGGAAGTAGAGCCTACAGGGATGACGCTGCAACTAGCTGATAAATCAGTCAAATTACCTCAAGGAATTGCAGAGAATGTGACTGTGATGGTGGAGCAGCTGAATTTCCCAATAGACTTTGTGGTTGTAGATGTTCCTGAAGACAAAGAGATCCCAATCATTTTAGGGATGCCATTCATTATCACAGCCAGGATAGCATTTGATGTAGATATTGGGATCCTGAAGGTGAGACAAGGTGAAGATGAGGTACATTTTACAGTTTTTAGTGATAATCATCACCGACAAAGCAAAGGTATGGTTTCTTTAATTAAACATGTTGGTTTTGATTTGGAAAAATTATTTGATGAGCATgatccatcatcatcttcaattgATGCATCAAATCACTTGTCTGAGCTTGAAAATGCAAAAACTAAACATTCTGGAAATAAAAACTGTGATTTTGATGCTAAAGAGGATGTAAAGAATGGATTAGGGAAGAAAGGAAGgataagaaagaagaaaaagttttCTAGGATGTGGAAGGTTGTAACTACGTGTCAAAAGTGCTTCAAAGAACTTctgaaaaaggagaaggaaccaaagaggaagaagggaacCATTCCCTCCTCTTGTCTTTGGTCTCCTTGA